In Euphorbia lathyris chromosome 10, ddEupLath1.1, whole genome shotgun sequence, a single genomic region encodes these proteins:
- the LOC136209711 gene encoding large ribosomal subunit protein eL21z/eL21y, with protein MPAGHGLRSRTRDLFARAFRKKGYIPLTTYLRTYKIGDYVDVKVNGAIHKGMPHKFYHGRTGRVWNVTKRAVGVEINKAVRNKVLKKRIHVRIEHLQPSRCSEEFRLRKKKNDELKAEAKAKGEVISTKRKPEGPKPGFMVEGATLETVTPIPYDVVNDLKGGY; from the exons ATGCCGGCAGGACACGGTCTGCGCTCTCGTACCAGAGATCTCTTCGCTAGAGCTTTCAGGAAGAAGGGTTATATCCCTTTGACCACCTATCTCAGAACATACAAGATCGGCGACTATGTTGATGTCAAAGTTAACGGCGCCATCCACAAGGGTATGCCTCATAAGTTCTACCATGGCCGCACTGGTCGTGTCTGGAATGTCACCAAGCGAGCCGTCGGTGTCGAAATTAACAAAGCG GTTCGTAATAAGGTGCTTAAGAAGAGGATTCATGTGCGGATAGAGCATTTGCAGCCTTCTAGGTGCTCGGAGGAATTCcgtttgaggaagaagaagaatgatgaGCTGAAGGCCGAGGCAAAAGCCAAGGGTGAAGTGATCAGCACCAAGAGGAAGCCAGAAGGTCCTAAACCCGGTTTCATGGTGGAGGGTGCGACTTTGGAAACTGTTACTCCCATTCCATATGATGTTGTTAATGATCTCAAAGGCGGTTATTAG